ttacatgacgcgtcttggccaaaatctgcggaaaatctgcgttaatttaaaaaaattgcaagctccccagaatattgcagagtttgcttgattttgcgtattcacaaaatcctgtagggactgaATGACTTTCCTTTTACCTGATGTATCCGACACCCTGCCCATTTCATTGGGCACTGTGGAAGTGCGAGGGTCAAAGGGCACAGAGGGGTCAATAAGTAGACTCTTATAACCAATACTGCTGATGAGCAGACCACACTCTATATCCTGGGTTTGTCCTGTGGGCAGAGCCCGAGCCTCCTCCCCTGAACCCTGGATACAAGTACAGGACAAACACCTCAAATGTTTTCCTAGCAAGGCCACCACATACAGAAGTCATACAAATCTAAACATTGACAATAAAGCATGTTCTCCATCTGAAATGAATCCAAGTAGCTTAAACAATTCTTGTGTATGATCATCTGTTTAGAAAATGCTATAAGTCCCAGTTAGCGGGGGTTTTTTGGTGCAAAAGTGCTCCTATGCAGAAATCCTCACCTCAAGTGTGTTGATAGAAAAGCGAACCCCTGTTACTTTTTTTCCATCAGCATCTGGAAGCACTTCCACAGGACTGCGCAGGAAACGAAAACCCCACTGTTTATCTACCATCTGTTGGCCTTCATCCACTTTCAGAGTCTTCAACAATAGTTCAGTCAGTCTCTTCCTAGGTCTGGGGAgatctacacaaacacacacacgatcagAAATTAAGGCAAAGAGTCAACCAAagtgctattaaaaaaaaaaaacaaaaaccttcacaccatctagccaagtcaagaacacctAACTCTGGAAAAGGTAGGTGTATCATTGCAAAGGCAACAACCAAGAGACgttttcatgaatgtaaatacagatacctcaagatgcaaaccactggtaacgctcaagaacagaaagtccagattagactttgacaaaaaatgaataaataaataataaaaattaaaaagatgttttaaaaaaaaaaaaaaaaaaaaaaaagcctgaccaGTTCTGATACAACATGagcttgtaccagaatgatgggaagagaagagtatggagaagaaAAGAACGGGCTCATAATctaaagcataccacatcatctgtcaaacatggttttgaaaagtgttatggcatgggcatgtttGGCTCCCACGAAACCAACCCAAGGGctttttaaggcaaagaaatgaaatgctCTAAAAATGTCCAATGACCTCAACCCAAATGAGACCAAACAAACCCAAATGAGACCTGTTATAAGATAAACTTGATTTTGGGGacggggacacacacacacacacacacacacacacacacacacacacacacacacacacacacacacacacacacacacacacagagagagagacacacaaaaacataatacCATGAAGCTCCAGATGAGAATCGGAGAATGAACCCTGTTTCTCAGATGACCTCTCAATGACCTCACAAAATAAATTGGGCATCAGGATCACATCCTGACACAATCATGAACAGGATGCCCATCCTGTTGCCATGCAGGTTAAATTTATAGTCCGTTTATAGTGCTAGTGTGATAAGTCGCCATACTCAGGAAATGTCTTTATGCTGCTTGGGCATTCACTGAGCAGCTAATAAGCTCCTGCTGCcacaaacattaaatatatCACTGTGTTGTACTGATCTGCCAGCCGTTTCTCTCTACTGTTTATCATCTTTAAACCAGTAGAACTGGATATGTTACTTTGTGTACAATATGTGTACAAAGTCTGATCTACAATTACTTTTGTAATGCTCTGTATTCTACTGCAGACTTTCCTACTGTATGGCTGGGATGACAAAGTTttcactgatctttatttgcCAAAATAACAATTCTAATGTAAAATCATACAATCCCAGAAGATGGGATTATTCGTTCATCGAGTTCTTGTTTCCATTCCTgactttatggaaaattaaatCACAGATTTCACAGGACCTTCATAACACTATACGCTAAAAATCTTGCTCATAAAGCAACACAGCCCTTCTTTATGAAAGCCTAATGCAAGAAGGTGTGAGGAGAAagaggttttatttattgtgtaacTTTTTCTTTACACAAAAGAAGCTTCAGTTAGTCATTGTTCCATTCAGCAGACCTGCCGAACTCAAAAAGAAATAATGCGTACAAGTAAGCGTGCATGGGCTTGACAACTATTTGAACACATTTGCGTTGACTGGTGTGAAAATTAGATCCGGCTCGTCATTGTAGGCCTACTTAATCTTTTTTGCCAAAATGcatccttttttcctttcttttcatttaaaaaagctcCTTTTCTAATCATTTTTGTCCAAAGAAATTCAGTGATGTccctaataaatatagttaactGACATTAACTATATACTTTTCGAACATAGCCAAGTCAAACATAGATTGAtcgtttttatttcacattaaagaaCTCAAAACCTTCTCCATTTGCCTTGAGAGAAAGCAAAGCACAGCATGTGTCaagtaataaattataaaaaccAAACTCCTATAAAAGTTGTACAGGatgcctttgtatgctgtagcattacaatttcccttcactcgAAACAAAAGGCCAAAACCGGATCCATATAGTCCAaaaatctccactcttctgagaaggatttccactagattttggcacGTGGCTATGGGGatgtgtccattcagccacaaaagcattagtgaggtcaggcactgatattttgaggtctggggtgcagacTCAGGTGTtaagtgaggttgaggtcagggctctagTCTCAGGTTTGGGCCCCACagttccagggaagggaaattgtaatactcTAGTAAACAAAGACATTGTATACAGTTCTGTaattcaaactttgtggcaacagtttggggaagaacatCATATGTCTGTAATtgacaggtgtccacaaacttttggtcatatagtgtacattttgaaatgttgtgCTGTTTAAACGCACAGGAAAGCgcatttaaataatacatttctgacTGCAAGTGGCCACTTTTAAAAGACTAAAATGGTGagaacatactgtatttatagaATTTCTTAGGGGTGGAGAGAGAAACATCATCGAtccaaacagaaataaaactcCTGCGAAACACAAAAAGCTCCTGCAAAAACCCTGTATAAAATTAAAGCTGTCTGTTAGGGCTGTAGAAAACCCAGTGAAAAGTCTAGTGCTATTCTGAAAGCCGAATGCTTTTGTAACAGATTAAAAAAGGGCCGTGTAAATACAGCAAattgaaaaagtatttacctccagttattttttccttctctttttttttttgctgtaaactATGAACTCCAGTGTGCATGTCCAACAGTGTCAAATTCCACAACGCCGTGTTGTAAATCGTATATTACGCAATGACTTCTCATGCGTGTCTCATTCAATTTGTGACCAAATTTAAGCATACAAGAATGGGATTTATTTTCTGCTCATTTTAAAGTGACTCTACAGTGATGAGGCTAAATCAGGTATCTAGGTATAATCCTCACAAAATAATCCttggaattatttttaaaaaaagagtcttAAAATGGCATCGTTTATAAGTATCCACCCCCCCTTCTTTTAGTAAtctaaatatcttaaacaaggTACACCAGTGTTAATTTGAAATCCTATTGCATGCTTGCACAATACATATATCTGAATTTAGGAGGTCTCACAGCTAAAATGGCAGATCAGATCAGTCCTGCTGTCATGAGGACCAAAGAACTGCATATGAAGCTTAGAGATGAAGTTGTTataaggaggaagaagaagaagaaaaaaagaaaaaaaaaaaaagaaaaaagaaaaaaaaaacattgacaaGGTCATTAAAACATGAAAAGCTTTGAATCATCCAAGGAGAACTGGTAAATCCATCataagaaaacagcaaaaaTATATGCGCCAAAAAAATGCGCCAAATATTATGCTTGGCTTAACTTTTAGACTCATCACACCAGGTCTGCACAGGTTCCCCTATTTCACCCAGTGAGCTCTGAAACACCTTCAGTGGACTCTTAGACACTTCTGACAATTGCGCTTCTTGTCTCAGTTTGGCCTTGATCTTGGTAGTGTCTGGGTTGTACCAAATACAGCCCAACACCCGGGTAATACCATTCCTATGATCAAGCACACTGGTGTTTGATCGGTATTtggtagcatcatgctttagggttGTTTTCAGCAGGAAGAACTGAAAAGCTTGCTGCCATCACAGGCAACATGGATGGAGCCAAATATAAGTAAATTGGTAAGAAGAAACTGTTCTAGTCAGTCAGACATCTGCATCTAGGGAAAAAATATatgttccaacaggacaatgaggCAAAGCAAAGATGCAAAAAAGGTTtcgttttggaatggccaagtcaaaacCCAGCCTTAAATCCAATTGAAAATCTGTGGCGTGACAAGAAAATTGCTGTCCGCCAAAAATTTGCATTAAGGAATGGGAGAAAATGACTAAATCAAGAGAGACAACTCAAATCTGGTATTGCTGAGAAAATAACAATTAAACGctcatatattaaaaaaaaaaaaatatatatatatatatatatatatatatatatatatatatatatatatatatatatatatatatatatatatatatatatatatatatatatatatatatatatatatgaataatcaaataatctttttttatttttaaataatttagaatacgtttaaatgctttatttcattttatttatgtacagaCTTCACTTCAAAAGaagtagggaaaaaaaatctcattctGAAAATGCTTAAATCTGATGTTGCAATAAAGCaaaaagaggaataaatattgggggtgaatactttctggaggcAGTGTATATACAACAAATAAGCAAAAAGGCTTTCCACCCCAAAAATATTCCACAAAATCACTTTatattttccccccacaatCTGCTTCAATGCCAGCACTACGGTAAATGCTCGTCTAGACTTGGACATTAGACTACCCCCCACCCCAATCTGATTCAGTGCCAGCACTATCGGAAGTCCTCATCTAGACTTGGACATTAGACTATTTTTCCCCCACAATCTGCTTCAGTGGCAGCCCTTTGCCAAGTTCTCGTCTAGACATGTGCATTAGACTATTTTTCCCCTGCTATCTGCTTCAGTGCCAGCACTAAGGCAAGTCCTCGTCTTTGGAGGGGGATGTTTTCTAAGCATTCTGTCTGAAATCAGTTCCTGTCTCTCTTCAAATGGTCTGAGAATTTGAGAAAATGGTCTGGTCTGTAACCAATAAACTGCAGTGTATCAAATTGCACAGTGCCATATTGTAAATCTTCTATTATGCAATGACTCTCATTCCATTTGTGCTGTTAACTCTTGCAAATTTTCCATGAAGCTTTCCAGACATGACTTCAGAAATCTCAAGTACCTGACATGGCATGCCCGAGTTTTGATTGACTCAACTATACCAGTGACAGAGTCATAAATTACACCAACATGGTTTATCCCGTTCACCTCAAGTGATCAGAACAAATCTGATGAGCATAATCTGTATAATACACAGTACACCATTAGATACAGGAACTTTCCAAAATATGCTGAGCATTTATGTAGAATgcaaattttcattttttaaagtttatatcCACGAATGGGATGCATTTTCCAATCGGCTGCAATTTTGAACGTTTTCATCTGTCCCGTGTGCGCATATGTTgcggcagggtggtctatgTAATGTGTCAGTGTATGTTAAATGTTGCTGCAATTTTTGTTTCGAGTCTTCAGTCTAGAATCTGAGTCAAGTTGTGAGTTGTTCTAGTGCTGGAATCATGCGAGAATCATGTAGAGAGTCAGTAAGCATGTGACTCGGCTTTCTACAGTTCTATCATTCTGGTTATTACACTCTGCCCAATAAACGCCATTAAGCAAAGAGGTCAAATGTACcaaaaaaatatcaatgaatccaataaaatgtttaataccttgtttttttctgaataaaCATGTGCACgagttagagttagggttaaaAGAACAAATCTGTTTCTGATTTATTCTACTAAATGAATACAGATGATGGATTCTGAACACATGTAGTGTTCACCATGGTCGTGTTTAGTGCCTGTACCTTTCAGAGCCTCAGCTATGCCCTCAAATTCACCTGGGAGCATGTCAGCTTTAGTCTCGGGCAGGTTAATCATTTCTCTCACCTCCTGAAGCAAAACAAGACAGGAGGGCAGAATTTAGTTTAGACTTGTATAAAGCTGACAATGTCAGAGTGTGCCACATATTTTCCACAATTTACTACACTGTAATGCCAGAAGCAAGGCTAGATGGGAAAACTTTCATTGTGCTCCCCACCAAGTCAAGTCAAATGgctgtcatttcaaccatatacagctggtacagtacataAAACAACAGAGTTACATGAGACTACACAGACCTACATGACAATACAACAAAGACTAAACAGGTATAATAAAGGACAGTGTAACACAGACCAGTGCACAGTTCTACTGGAATAAGGTGAGAGctattacaatataataatacattttgtaaatgtaaaaataacattagttagcagcaaaaatgcaggTGGTCAGTACGGTACATGGGATCATCCACAGTCAAGAGGTTCTGTTAGAAACGTGCGAGATCGTCCACAACGAAGAGTTTGTGTTAAAAGTGTTTATGTGGTTATCCGCAATCTCCTACAGTCTCTGCCTTAAAGCCAGTGATATCAGGAcctgtgtgtttagtgtgtctGAGCTTTCTATTATGCGCCTAGACTGGCTTCAAGAAGCAAACATAAGGCTTGCAGAAGCGTTCATTAAAACGATGTCGAAAAGAATCAAAAAGGAACTAAAGAACGCTATTGGATGAGGAAATGTGAAACCCAaataaaatggcaaaaataaataaataaacaaacaaacaaacaaacaaacaaacaaacaaacaaataaataaatagagaacTTCTTTTTCTCAAGTGGGTAATCAAAAGTCAAAGCTGGATTATGCATGTTAAATGCTTTTAAGTCATGTCTCTGGAGGCTTTTAAATGCTTCACATACATTACAGTGTGTGAAGCaactaaaacattttataaataaataaaaagtcaccaATCATTTTGCTAAAGGATGATGAAAAAGATGATGGATGGAGTTTTCTGCCGAGGTAAGAATCAGCATTAGGCctattacaattacaatagcATGGGCTGGCATAAAGTTAAATAATGTACTGGcaaaatgatgaaatgatgacaaaataaaatacgAAGGGCCAAGGAATAGGAACAAGCTAAAGGGGGAGACAAGCAAGTAAATAGGAGAGCGAGTCAGAGAGTTAGGCAATGAGAATGAGAGGAGGAATGACTGCTGAAACTGACAAGCAGAAAAAAGCTCTTGTACCTTAATGGTACATGCGATTTGCAGAGGCCCCCTTCTCCCCACAATCAGAACCCTGCGCACCCGACTGGCTCCGAGAGACTCCAGGGCCTGCTGAGTAATGTCAGTcttctgcaaaataaataaatgaataaataaataaatttaattaattcagtaAAAAGAGACATTTATCCACCGTGTTACTCAACATTAACAGGAGGAAAAGTGGGCCACAGCACTAACAGcaagaagaaaacagaaaaggaaaTGAGGCCTAAAACTGCACACTACTTATTTTTGTTCCCCGGAAGTTTTAAATCTGccaggattttatttttaaaaagtcaaacaGGATCTTTGATAAGATCATAAGCGATAATGTCTTGTGGAAAAGTCTACAATGAGTGCAAACGCATCCGGTGTAAAAATGGAGCTCTGGAATGGTTGATATGAGAAATGTGAGTACATTTGGAACCTTATAGAAAACACAAGGTTAAGTTTCCTCTTGTTTTGTACGAATTTAAATACACAGACACTGTATTTTTGGAAGTCTGTATTTCCATGTTAAATAATTGTATGTACAAATGCATGTGGAAAAGATTGCTACTTTGTTCTACGAAgatagaaaatatgaaagattaaaataaaaattatttgtttctAGGTTAAAATGTTAGCCAATCAAAGGGAAAGGTGAGAGGTCATGGGAGGAGGCAAGTCCTGTGTAAGGATAAGTCACGCTCTTTCGGCTGCAGGTGAGGCACAGAGATCACCACACTGGAGAACTATAACGTGATTAATGCTACTTTTCGTGCTTAAGTAACACTTAATGGTTGTCAGACCGATAACCTATTCACTACTTTGTATGCGGAAGAAGTCGGTATCACAGACACATTTTCAAAACGAATTTTTCGGAATAGCTCAGCTAATAGTATTGCCTAAAAAGTTATCAACTCGGTAGCTGGGACTGTGTTATGCTAACTGGCTTCGACAGCCAATGAGTTGCCTCTGAGGAACAAGACTGCGAGACTAACTGGAGGAAGACAGCTTGCTGTTTGAACTGATACGCGAACTACAGCGGCGCGTGAGTAACTGCACACACCGAGAGCGCGTGACCAGGGCTGCAGTGACGGTGCATGGACCCTCTCTGGGCACGGACATCTCCATCAACCTCGTGAGtgaatttgtttggttttgtggCGCGATTCGCATGAAGCGGCCAATACAGTTTTAAGGCCTCAACGCCCCCAAGCTACGATTCAGGCCTGCATCAggaacagtggtgtgtgtggggtttatAGAAATTCTGGTGTGCCGGCTTAGGTAGGCTATTGTTTTGGGCCCATAGGTTAAAGGGTATAACTGAAAACTGCTTGTTTTATGCATGTACATGGGGTTATATGTAACCTGTCGTTTTGGTAATGGTATTGATTTAAAAACCTCAGAAAAAGGTATAACATTAAGTTAAAGTTTTGATTACGTTTTATTTCTAAGTTGATATACATGCAAAGAATTGTGTTTCAATACATATACCTAAACTTTACCTGGGTGTCGGGAATTCATTACTGCTATACGGGGTGTGGAGGGTTGATGCGTCAGATTaagatttatattcatttaatataGAATAGAGTGTACGCATTAGAAAAGGTGTTTGACTACACTTAGTATTACCTCAGTTAACAAGCTTACACATAAgtataccatttaaaaaaacattcatctagttagtgacagtttatGACATTGAAACACATACAAGGGGAATTGCAACCATAGACATTGAAGTTGAATAGGGTAAGAGAACCCAGGGCATCTTTTGCCGCACTAATTATATAGGCAAAAAGTCCGCTACACATTGTAGATGAATTAGGCCAGATTTGTTCTGCAAGCCATGATAGAACTTCACTTGTTTCATTTTGTCAATGAATAATgcatcacatgaaaatataaaacttatATCCATTTAATACATTGTAATCTTTATCATTTCTTTGTAAAAATTTGTTCCTGTTATTTGTGGTGCATGCAGTGACCTTTAGAAAGTCCCAGGGAGACAAGAGGATTCTGGCCACATCCAGAGCCACGTTCCCCTGTCCCAAAACGACAGCAGTCTCACAGCTCAGATCCGGGTGCAGCTGCATGACAGACACAGACCGGCAAAATTCATAAATGCCTGTGAGCTGAAAGGAAGCTCCCAAATATGAACACGTGCAATACATACAATACAAATGGATGTGTTCTCCAAGTGTTTATACAAAGTGTGCATTTGTACAAGTATGTTTTCCAGGCTGTAGCACACGTCAACTGGTGCGTAATTGCTTAACCCCTTAGttccacagtattatgtcccacaaccctatattccccatagaaacagcacgccaggcctgagttcccaggccaaaattggccccaaaaatcaacattttaattaaaaaattttaaggccttgaaacaacgtataataaatgtatttgtgtaatattactttgaaaatgaagcagttcagtgtttttactccacttagagcacaattcttaactagagaaatgcCGAAAAATtctcgctaaaatccttatattcctttagaagtaccatacgagcatcagcgtggtcaaagcctttgaataaatttaagcaaataataaataaataaataaataaatgcattttagcgccaatagacaagtttctggtgataatcagaccagcaggtagtgttttcacgaatacacagaaatggtcccgttatgactccagacccctgcagtgtcagtcgcactggttgatgctgaagatgaagacggatcagggtctgaatgaggagagtttgcgtctctatcagtatcggtttcaacatcgcctgaactttcactgctgtcaccatctagaatcctcgctctcgcctgtgtaactgtgtatattttcttttttttcactgttttagatgtacccgTGTTCACTCTAGGTgcaactttagctggaacacgattagctattcgctttggcatttttagttcacttctactattacaccaatattcacgcttggatcttcATCTTAATGACGGCGTAATAATgtaatcacgtcgtgacgtcatcacccttccgggttaaaaaaataataattaaataagtaatcatagcagagtaatgccggtacaccggccttacggggataatgtttacactgtaaagccgctatatcggccttacggggatttggcatagaTGACCAAGCCAGTAAATCGTCCTTACGgtaatagatcaaagacgggcaagcgggtttttcggccatacggggtaagagtTTTAAGTAAACTATTTTTAACAGAAGTGTAGCAAACCTCTgtgcagtgtaaaaaaaaaaaaaaaaaaaaaaaaaaaaaaaaaaaccaggaaTGTGTAGAACACACATTCCTGGGGGGGATGATAAAACGTAATTATGTTAAAGCAAGTGCagtaaactacacacacacgctgtttGCTTTCATTTTGGCTCATTTAAAAGTCATGGAACTGACGAAACcgcaggaaaaaacaaacaccccCCCACCAAAGTAAAGTACACCAATTACATGGCAAGGCAGGAAACAGGTAATTCCACAACCAATTCTGTTTTCCAGTTCTGCTAGTGTAGACTGCTACACCACCCTCAAACACTGAATCTCAGACATGAGGAGGGAAGCAAACACTgtcaaaatataaaattaacattatttcttttttaacttGGAACAAAGCAATAAAAATGAATCTTAATCGAAAAAAtctgaagaaggaaaaaaaaaagggaaactgGGAAAATTTTAAACACTCAATTGTGCACCTTCAGGACCCACTGTAACCTAGTCAGGGTTGTAGAGGCCCTGGAATCTTACACAGGACCACGCCCTGGATGGGATGCTTGTCAATTAAAtgaaccatgcacacacatgggggcaatttagcattgcCCAATCCTCTATTGGCAGGTTTctgagcttaaaaaaaaaaaaaacctcacagaGAACTTGATAACATACACAGAACTTGGGAAGACACCAGGTGGACACGGAGAACATATGAACACTCAGAGTAactcaagctcaggattgaaccatgACCCCGGAGCTGTGAAGCTGCAAG
This is a stretch of genomic DNA from Ictalurus punctatus breed USDA103 chromosome 13, Coco_2.0, whole genome shotgun sequence. It encodes these proteins:
- the fdxr gene encoding NADPH:adrenodoxin oxidoreductase, mitochondrial isoform X9, translating into MRHMKRSFLALHSLLQESRCPCALTSARRLFSACASSPKVCIVGGGPAGFYTAQHLLKARSDLVVDIYERLPVPFGLVRFGVAPDHPEVKNVINTFTQTARHERCSFYGNVSVGTDVSVEELKKAYHAVVLSYGAEGNRSMGVSGEKLAGVFSARDFVGWYNGLPSKKELHPDLSCETAVVLGQGNVALDVARILLSPWDFLKKTDITQQALESLGASRVRRVLIVGRRGPLQIACTIKEVREMINLPETKADMLPGEFEGIAEALKDLPRPRKRLTELLLKTLKVDEGQQMVDKQWGFRFLRSPVEVLPDADGKKVTGVRFSINTLEGSGEEARALPTGQTQDIECGLLISSIGYKSLLIDPSVPFDPRTSTVPNEMGRVSDTSDFGQDASCNIITTRIQPKPSLIHTREDCTAVAG
- the fdxr gene encoding NADPH:adrenodoxin oxidoreductase, mitochondrial isoform X10; its protein translation is MRHMKRSFLALHSLLQESRCPCALTSARRLFSACASSPKVCIVGGGPAGFYTAQHLLKARSDLVVDIYERLPVPFGLVRFGVAPDHPEVKNVINTFTQTARHERCSFYGNVSVGTDVSVEELKKAYHAVVLSYGAEGNRSMGVSGEKLAGVFSARDFVGWYNGLPSKKELHPDLSCETAVVLGQGNVALDVARILLSPWDFLKKTDITQQALESLGASRVRRVLIVGRRGPLQIACTIKEVREMINLPETKADMLPGEFEGIAEALKDLPRPRKRLTELLLKTLKVDEGQQMVDKQWGFRFLRSPVEVLPDADGKKVTGVRFSINTLEGSGEEARALPTGQTQDIECGLLISSIGYKSLLIDPSVPFDPRTSTVPNEMGRVSDTSDFGQDASCNIITTRIQPKPSLIHTREIS